A single window of Nitrospiria bacterium DNA harbors:
- a CDS encoding response regulator transcription factor — protein MEKIRIFLADDQVLLRDGIRAIFDCQPGYEVVGDAGNGVEAIEKIRAENPDVLIIDIRLPGLNSFQVINQIHQEFPNLKLLVLTIYSQEEYICQAKKEGASGFLNKNSPSSELIRAVKIISRGDSYFSPSLPGDLKEEILGDLGSRKEKKIGIPLTEREQEVLLLIAEGLTNKEIAKKLTLSVKTIDNHRSNLMMKLGIHETAGLVQFAVLQGFIDLKK, from the coding sequence TGACCAGGTCCTTTTGCGTGATGGAATTCGTGCAATTTTTGATTGCCAACCAGGATACGAGGTCGTGGGTGACGCAGGGAATGGTGTCGAAGCGATTGAGAAGATCAGAGCAGAAAACCCCGATGTGTTGATAATCGACATTCGGCTTCCGGGCCTGAACAGTTTTCAGGTCATTAACCAAATCCATCAAGAATTTCCGAATTTAAAACTCTTGGTCTTGACCATCTATTCCCAAGAAGAATATATTTGCCAAGCCAAAAAGGAAGGGGCGTCCGGCTTTTTAAATAAAAATTCCCCTTCTTCAGAGTTAATTCGGGCGGTAAAAATAATTAGCCGGGGGGATTCTTATTTTAGTCCTTCCCTCCCTGGAGATTTAAAAGAAGAAATTTTGGGAGACCTTGGCTCGAGAAAAGAGAAAAAAATTGGAATTCCTTTGACGGAAAGAGAACAGGAGGTTCTTTTGCTTATCGCTGAGGGATTAACCAATAAGGAAATCGCAAAAAAATTAACTTTAAGTGTTAAGACTATTGATAACCATCGCTCCAATCTCATGATGAAACTTGGGATTCATGAAACCGCGGGTTTGGTCCAGTTTGCGGTCCTACAGGGTTTTATTGATCTCAAAAAATAG
- a CDS encoding response regulator transcription factor, with the protein MSDKTISVVIFSGEMGIPKQLEGAISIPSKISVVLQTSDLEKGFKRVKELKPQIIIVDLNQVEDEKVPFLIKIQVSHPEARILVLLDEYLLGGWLQIFKVGVKGILEKSNIEQNLSKAILVVQQGGIFIEPKRIEQFMEQTAARVKQAEEKAGNLLTDREIQVLRLLAEGYTVKKAASLLDLSPKTVDTHKANLMRKINVHHRTDLIKYALRKKIISLHEE; encoded by the coding sequence GTGAGCGATAAGACAATATCTGTTGTTATTTTTTCTGGAGAAATGGGAATTCCCAAGCAGCTTGAGGGCGCCATCTCTATTCCGAGTAAAATATCCGTTGTTCTTCAAACATCAGATTTAGAAAAGGGTTTTAAAAGGGTAAAAGAATTAAAGCCTCAAATTATTATTGTTGATTTAAATCAAGTAGAGGATGAAAAAGTTCCCTTTTTAATTAAAATCCAGGTTTCTCATCCTGAGGCAAGAATTTTGGTTCTTTTGGATGAGTACCTTTTAGGGGGGTGGTTGCAAATTTTTAAAGTGGGGGTTAAAGGGATTCTTGAAAAATCAAATATCGAACAAAATCTTTCAAAAGCCATATTGGTTGTTCAACAAGGGGGAATCTTCATAGAACCCAAGAGAATAGAACAGTTTATGGAGCAGACTGCGGCCAGAGTAAAACAAGCTGAAGAAAAAGCGGGGAACCTTCTTACCGATAGGGAAATCCAGGTTTTGAGGCTTTTGGCAGAGGGGTATACCGTTAAAAAAGCCGCTTCCCTACTGGATTTAAGCCCGAAAACAGTAGATACTCACAAGGCAAATTTAATGCGTAAAATAAACGTTCATCATCGAACCGATCTGATTAAATATGCACTGAGGAAAAAAATAATTTCTTTGCATGAAGAGTGA